A stretch of Heterodontus francisci isolate sHetFra1 chromosome 1, sHetFra1.hap1, whole genome shotgun sequence DNA encodes these proteins:
- the LOC137365844 gene encoding probable N-acetyltransferase camello, whose amino-acid sequence MVKFRIRLYQDSDYQTVRDIYATGVRQHVLRACRHLLKQTLLQASLALIFCLLLIVSNSLVLSLTIMGILLGVGRQLVGHLWSRIIQHNLREDLLDIRAVYMKQPDACFWVAECDGAVVGTVGAAPSKVSPSDLELKRMNVIPEFRGQGIAKALCHTVLEFASHNGFSGIVLGTSVIQTEAQSLYHKMGYRLVGTVLPPHPLAKLTNYTIYKYRYQIQGNPEPSLWERTQYDDIRKTVPAQEQHSCLKGEGTDCHAY is encoded by the coding sequence ATGGTGAAGTTCCGGATTCGTCTGTACCAGGACTCGGATTACCAGACTGTGCGGGATATTTATGCAACTGGTGTGCGACAGCACGTTCTCAGAGCTTGCCGGCACCTTCTGAAGCAGACTTTGCTGCAGGCCAGCCTGGCACTGATCTTCTGCCTCCTCCTGATCGTCTCCAACTCATTGGTGTTGTCACTCACCATCATGGGGATTCTGCTTGGTGTGGGACGTCAGCTGGTGGGACACCTGTGGTCCAGAATCATTCAGCACAACCTGAGGGAGGATCTGCTGGACATCAGGGCTGTCTACATGAAGCAGCCAGACGCCTGCTTCTGGGTGGCAGAGTGTGATGGGGCTGTGGTCGGGACAGTGGGGGCTGCCCCCTCTAAAGTCTCACCCAGTGACCTGGAGCTGAAAAGGATGAATGTAATCCCTGAATTCCGTGGCCAGGGCATTGCCAAGGCCTTGTGTCACACTGTCCTGGAGTTTGCCAGTCACAATGGCTTCAGTGGCATTGTGCTCGGGACCTCGGTCATCCAGACAGAGGCCCAGAGCCTCTACCACAAGATGGGGTACAGACTGGTGGGCACAGTGCTGCCGCCACATCCCCTAGCCAAACTCACCAATTATACCATCTACAAATATCGATACCAAATCCAAGGCAATCCTGAGCCTAGCCTGTGGGAGAGAACACAATATGATGACATCAGGAAAACCGTGCCAGCACAGGAACAACACTCCTGCCTTAAAGGGGAGGGGACGGATTGCCATGCTTATTAA